A stretch of Dietzia lutea DNA encodes these proteins:
- a CDS encoding aminoglycoside phosphotransferase family protein has protein sequence MPTEIAVLEHLAGHVEAALPRYSHVPAHGRFAGYPLVRGQRLTPELLHSLPHPEKTVIAGQLGALLSALHIQDVSAPPLDRVSHSYQPENLDFVRGIVAHDLPSVFTPDEMRTAHEICDEVGALQSTLLPRVFLHNDIYSRHLYWDRDPAPGRLGLIDFTDMCLGDPAVDFAELYEYGPRFVEDVLARYVGRVDDTFLDRAWTYQRLAALYMIAGHLYYGVETWEYARAAFDRCRSPHRPRA, from the coding sequence CTGCCCACCGAGATCGCGGTCCTGGAGCACCTCGCCGGGCATGTCGAGGCGGCACTCCCCCGCTACTCACACGTCCCGGCCCACGGGCGGTTCGCCGGCTATCCGCTGGTGCGCGGTCAGCGCCTCACGCCGGAACTGCTGCACAGCCTGCCCCATCCGGAGAAGACGGTCATCGCCGGCCAGCTGGGTGCACTCCTGTCCGCGCTGCACATCCAGGACGTCTCGGCGCCGCCACTCGACCGGGTCTCGCACTCCTACCAACCCGAGAACCTGGACTTCGTGCGCGGCATCGTGGCCCACGACCTGCCGTCGGTGTTCACCCCGGACGAGATGCGCACCGCCCACGAGATCTGCGACGAGGTCGGCGCGTTGCAGTCCACGTTGCTGCCCCGGGTGTTCCTGCACAACGACATCTACTCACGCCACCTGTACTGGGACCGCGACCCCGCCCCCGGGCGTCTGGGGCTCATCGACTTCACCGACATGTGCCTGGGCGACCCGGCCGTGGACTTCGCCGAACTGTACGAATACGGCCCACGCTTCGTCGAGGACGTCCTGGCCCGGTACGTCGGCCGGGTCGACGACACCTTCCTCGACCGGGCGTGGACGTACCAGCGGCTGGCCGCGCTCTACATGATCGCGGGCCACCTGTACTACGGGGTGGAGACGTGGGAGTACGCGCGAGCGGCGTTCGACCGCTGCCGTTCACCCCACCGCCCGAGGGCCTGA